Proteins encoded in a region of the Brevefilum fermentans genome:
- a CDS encoding nucleotidyltransferase family protein, translated as MITLDAVILAGGTLSSDDPLYPESVRGSRSLIDIHGKPMVQWVIDALDEASSVAELYVIGLPADCGLHAVKPLHFLDDQGDMVDNIRYGVTQTYIDHPQRSKALIASADIPAIKPHMVEWLANQVAEDPSRVLYYNVISQQVMEASFPNSSRTYIPFKDVSVCGGDLNVVDKNIFASERPVWQKLTDARKRPLKQAGLIGFTTLLLVATRLITLEGAVKRVVKRLDLDARALLNPYAEIGMDADKPHQLAILRDYLQESL; from the coding sequence TTGATCACGCTCGATGCTGTTATCCTTGCCGGGGGCACGCTGAGCAGCGACGACCCGCTTTACCCTGAAAGCGTCCGTGGTTCGCGCAGTTTGATCGACATCCACGGCAAACCGATGGTTCAATGGGTCATCGATGCACTGGATGAGGCCTCTTCTGTAGCTGAGCTTTACGTGATCGGGCTGCCTGCGGATTGCGGATTGCATGCAGTCAAACCCTTACATTTCCTGGATGACCAGGGTGACATGGTGGATAATATCCGCTACGGCGTCACCCAAACATACATCGATCACCCCCAGCGTTCAAAAGCCCTGATTGCATCGGCAGATATCCCTGCTATTAAACCCCACATGGTTGAGTGGTTGGCCAACCAGGTGGCGGAAGACCCGTCCCGGGTGTTGTATTACAACGTCATCTCTCAGCAGGTCATGGAAGCAAGTTTCCCAAATTCCAGCCGCACCTATATTCCTTTTAAGGATGTATCGGTTTGTGGCGGTGATCTGAACGTCGTCGACAAAAATATTTTCGCCTCCGAACGACCCGTCTGGCAGAAGCTGACCGACGCCAGAAAGCGCCCGCTTAAACAGGCTGGATTAATCGGGTTTACTACCTTGCTGCTGGTTGCCACGCGCCTGATCACCCTGGAGGGAGCTGTTAAACGGGTAGTTAAACGACTCGACCTGGATGCTAGGGCTCTTCTCAATCCGTATGCTGAAATTGGCATGGATGCTGATAAACCCCACCAACTGGCTATTTTGCGAGACTATTTGCAGGAGAGTCTGTGA
- a CDS encoding HAD family hydrolase — protein sequence MNTIHRAILWDLDGTIVDTNACHAHTWESVLNKYGFEFDRRAYAENFGRNNTSLLPALLGFFPDDDLMMNIVEEKESLFRQIAANWITLVPGVMTWLKDARELNYRQAIASSAPHENINTMLAIMNLDGCFDAIISGTDLPAKPRPDVFLRAADVLGVFPQDCLVIEDAIAGVQGAHEAGMSCIAVATTHPPEELDQADAVIQDFTIPFTEVLQVLNWD from the coding sequence ATGAACACAATACACCGCGCCATTTTATGGGACCTGGATGGAACCATCGTTGATACGAATGCCTGTCATGCACATACATGGGAAAGCGTGCTGAACAAGTATGGTTTTGAGTTTGATCGGCGAGCGTATGCCGAAAATTTCGGACGGAATAATACCAGCCTGTTACCGGCTTTGCTGGGTTTTTTCCCTGATGATGACTTGATGATGAACATTGTTGAAGAAAAAGAAAGTTTATTTCGACAAATTGCTGCAAATTGGATCACGCTCGTTCCCGGTGTGATGACCTGGCTGAAAGACGCCCGCGAATTAAATTACCGCCAGGCGATCGCTTCTTCGGCGCCGCATGAAAATATCAATACCATGCTGGCAATCATGAACCTGGACGGCTGTTTTGATGCAATAATTTCTGGAACCGATTTGCCTGCCAAACCACGTCCAGATGTCTTTCTGCGTGCTGCAGATGTGTTGGGGGTTTTTCCACAAGATTGCCTGGTGATTGAGGATGCAATCGCTGGCGTTCAAGGGGCTCATGAAGCAGGGATGTCCTGCATAGCAGTGGCAACAACTCACCCCCCAGAAGAGTTGGACCAGGCTGATGCAGTGATTCAGGATTTTACGATCCCTTTTACAGAGGTACTGCAGGTTCTGAACTGGGATTGA
- a CDS encoding quinate 5-dehydrogenase yields MKEALSISIGSSIRNKTVIVNLLGEEVRISRIATDGDMNAAREKFRELDGQVDAFGVGGTDLGLFYADRWYPLYSVLPIIQDVQITPVVDGCGLKNTLENRCASILDAEIGGYLDQIGRSVLVMTGVDRYGLLRSFVDAGYQYTLGDVLFSLGLPFPVRSERILKRILAVLIPLVARLPFEWVYPTGEKQNQRKPKYTWVFQQSSVIAGDCKYITRYMPDDLEGKVIVTNTTTPADVELFTKAGVKYLMTTTPVYEGRSFGTNMMEAALLAVSGYKQKVDLYHHQPYFKMLEGLVNTAGLQPELRVLN; encoded by the coding sequence ATGAAAGAAGCGTTAAGTATCAGTATTGGTTCATCGATACGCAATAAAACCGTGATTGTTAACCTCCTGGGAGAAGAAGTGCGTATCAGTCGCATCGCAACTGACGGTGACATGAACGCCGCTCGCGAGAAATTTCGCGAATTAGATGGCCAGGTCGATGCCTTTGGCGTGGGCGGCACTGATTTAGGTCTTTTTTATGCCGACAGGTGGTATCCCCTCTATTCGGTGCTTCCGATCATTCAGGATGTTCAAATCACCCCGGTAGTGGATGGATGCGGGTTGAAAAACACCCTGGAAAACCGTTGCGCCAGCATTTTAGATGCCGAAATTGGCGGCTATCTCGACCAGATCGGACGCTCAGTCCTGGTGATGACCGGTGTGGACCGCTATGGTCTGTTACGCTCATTTGTCGATGCGGGTTACCAGTACACGCTTGGTGATGTGCTCTTTTCTCTGGGTTTACCCTTTCCTGTAAGGAGTGAACGCATACTCAAGCGCATCCTGGCCGTGCTGATCCCACTGGTCGCCCGTTTGCCCTTTGAGTGGGTCTACCCCACCGGTGAGAAACAAAATCAGCGAAAACCAAAATACACCTGGGTATTTCAGCAATCCAGCGTCATTGCCGGTGACTGCAAATACATCACCCGCTATATGCCAGACGATCTCGAAGGCAAGGTCATTGTCACCAATACCACCACCCCTGCAGATGTGGAGTTATTTACGAAAGCAGGCGTTAAATACCTGATGACCACCACGCCTGTTTACGAAGGACGCTCGTTTGGCACCAATATGATGGAAGCAGCCCTGCTGGCCGTCAGCGGTTATAAACAAAAAGTCGATCTCTATCATCATCAACCGTATTTCAAGATGCTCGAAGGTTTGGTCAATACAGCGGGTTTACAACCGGAATTGCGGGTTTTAAATTGA
- a CDS encoding phosphatase PAP2 family protein, which yields MKHWKRQLLKLDSKISKSLHINEQQKSLVLVLKIFAHSGDSWLWLAALVIAWIFSADEWRQRLFFIAFGLVIMAAIVVLLKFTIRRPRPEGEWGQIYRITDPHSFPSGHAARSATLAVLAIAFGPPWFAILVVLWAPWVGISRVALGVHYFLDVVAGWVIGVIMGILAIALQPLAMQIFQFIP from the coding sequence GTGAAACATTGGAAGCGTCAGCTACTTAAGCTTGATTCTAAAATTTCCAAATCTTTACATATCAATGAACAACAAAAATCCCTTGTTCTTGTTTTAAAAATTTTTGCTCATTCCGGGGATTCCTGGCTGTGGCTGGCTGCTCTGGTAATTGCCTGGATTTTTAGCGCGGATGAATGGCGCCAGCGGCTGTTCTTCATTGCCTTTGGTCTGGTGATTATGGCTGCGATCGTCGTCCTGCTCAAATTCACCATTCGCCGTCCCCGCCCGGAAGGCGAATGGGGGCAAATTTATCGCATCACTGATCCGCATTCCTTTCCCAGCGGACATGCAGCACGCTCAGCAACCTTGGCGGTGCTGGCGATTGCCTTCGGGCCGCCATGGTTTGCCATTTTGGTGGTGCTATGGGCGCCCTGGGTTGGCATTTCGCGTGTTGCCCTGGGGGTACACTATTTTTTAGATGTGGTCGCCGGTTGGGTGATTGGCGTGATCATGGGCATCCTTGCCATTGCCTTGCAACCCCTGGCCATGCAGATTTTTCAATTCATACCCTGA